GATTTCAAAACACAAACCCTCGTTAAAAATGGGCAAATGTATGTAACAAGAAACTACATTAAGAATGTGCACATATCTCATAGCCCAACAAGTCTTCGGTGCACTCGACAAGTAGGAAAATCGAGTCGACTCCTTCGACTCTCTGagggaaaaaatgcaaatcaaaCGGTTGAAGCAGTTGAGCAAACTATGGCAAAACGGAAATCAAAGGAAACCAAATCAAGTCATTGATAACGGGGCGTATACTTATTGTTGGAGCGTGTACAattgttctgttctgttcccGAACTTGTAACTCTATTGGTGAGTGCATTTTGTGTACTTGTGTCATTGTTGCTTAGGAGTAAATTTGCTATTCGGATATGGTTAACTTTTGGAATTGAAACCGGAGTATATGCATTCTTTCTGTGTATCTTCTGCTTGGGGGTGGCATAAAAGCGGGCAATTACTCACTTTTGAGGACCTTCTTGGGGCTGCCCTTCTGGGGACTGCCCTTTTGGGGCGATCCGTGCCTGGATAAGGCGGTCTTCTTGGGACTTCCGCGCTGAGATTCCGATTCCCGCTTGGTTATGGCCGGCATCAGTTTCTCGCGCGTCGGCGAGGGCAACAAGGCGCCCTCCTCTACGTCTGAAAACATCGAAGAATTAACCTGGACTACTCCACTTATATTTCAGCTACTCACCCGGACCCGTGGTGCGTTCAAGGTGATGACGGATATTGCTAAAGCGTGCTGGCAGTGCTGAAATCTCATCCTTATTATCAATCAAAAAGGCTTGGCCAGGAACACGTGGCTTTTGGGCCTTCTGCAATGGCGTGGATTTCTTATTGTTCTCCTGTTCCTTCTCCTCCTTTGTAATGGGTCTAACAGAGTGCAACAAAATGATGgattatgatttatttattttaaaaaataatactaatataatttttgggAACTTGGACTGATATTGTAAATATCATACCTATGAACAGACGATGCTAGGGAAAGAGCTGAAAGTGAGCTGCGCTTTGAAACCTGATCCCACAGATCCTTTTGTTTCTTGTATAATTCCGGATCGATTTCTATGCCCCAACCGCGACACTGAAATATgataaattaaaaggaaaaatttaGTTGGAAAGATTACAAAGTAAAAGGGagtaaaactattaaaaaaggaagtaaaaaatatattttttttttaaataactaaaactaGTACGAGTTATCActataaaaaatgaatgcaaTAAATGACATTAAAGAGGTTCTggaaaacgaaatgaaaaattgtatattttaactaTTCCAAGAAAGCTAAAgttttttctcaatttttctattaaatcaatttattcaaatttaaagaaaactcgACTGATAAATCACATATctatggatatatatatatatttgtgtacaaattttgtatatacaactacatattaaaaaaaaagtaaaaaataaaaaatatgaataaatttaaattaatgtcGACAATTAATTGCCACAGAACTTAAACTCACCTTGTATTCGCCGGCCTTTTTGCGCAGCTCAACCATCTCCTTGAACCACAAATCCAAATTCGGTTTAGAGTGCGGCGGGGCGGAGCCGTTCATGACCACCACCTGGCCGGATTCGGCGGCCTGCTGCCGGTTGTCCACCTCGTCCTTGAGAACTGCGGCGGCCACGGCGGCGTCTGCGAAGCCGAAGTTCTCCTTTTTCGTGATGAAGTGGTTCAGGCGCTCCTGGTCGATGGCCTGCGAGAAGGGACGCGAGGTGATCTTGCGCTCCACAATGGTCACTTGTCTGCAAGAATCGAGGGAATCGTTAGCTAATCGAAATAGTACTGGCTTCTGAGAGATTCTGAGTTTTCAAAGGGAACTGCTGTGCTTCTCGGTGGCTGCAGCATGCAACACTTGCAACATGCAGGTGCGGATGAATGTGGGTTCTGATAGctattcttatttatttgggTGATGCTGCTCTTTCGGGTGGGCTAATGAAGGACTTCACTGACAATGAGAATGGCAGAAGCTATGAGCAAATCGGTTTGAGGGCTAGGTTAATCAAATGTTCATACTTCTCGTGCGTTTTTCTATCATCCGTATCGCTAACCAAGGGCTCCAACTCATGTAGAGTAGCTGAAAGCACACAGATACGAAATTTAATGCTGCAATCCAAGTCGATCGATAGCTTTATACAGATTCTGGCTGATGGCTGATGTCGGGCATCAGTATCAGTATAAGTGGGTACATTAAGATAAGGGAAAGTATAAGTTAATTGTAGAAAATGCAGTAGGAAACTAAAGGCCAAAAAGGTGGAAACAAGGGTTAGGTTTTCTTTTGCAAAGTGTCTCGATTACGCTAAAATTCAACTCAGGGTTAAGGAGAAGGTGATTTCATATTATTATACAGCAAATAAATGAGCCGGAAGCAGCGCCTTGGTGGGGGTGGTATTTCGGGTGTGGTCGGGTGGTTAGTTTGTGGGTGGGTGGTCAGCTTTTACTCAGGTGAGGGAAATGCTAAATGAAAActtcaaaatgaaaatcaatttgTGTTTTTGGCATTGAGTTCAGAACCGAAAATGATGTTGAATGCTTTGGTTGAAGCGTGTTTGGTATGGTTTCCTGGTAGTTTCTGGGGATATGTTTGAACAATTTTGGGTAACTTTTGTTTGGAATATAGAACGAAATTCAAACCAATTATTGTATTCTTTTCTTAGATAAAATATGTGTTTACAATTCGAGTTGAATGCAGCGTTGgatatttcatattattttatttgttagataacttatgttttttttgtaagcaCTACGTCCAATTTGTACACTATGGAAGCTCTTCGCTGGAAGCTCAAGGCGTCGCACAAGGGTTAAAGGCAAGACAAAAGCATTTTGCAATTGAAGCCACTTATTGCCACTGAGATGCAGATGCACTTATCGGTTTAGCGTATAAATAGagggttaaatttaaatttattctatttgattgtcattttttttttattgttccgTCTCCGTTTGCCTTACCTATGCGCTTTGCTTGAACTGTAAATTTAGTTAGTATTTGAAAAAGTTGTATTCATATCCACTGCCCACAGCCTAAACTAACCCCACACTAAGTTGGCCAATTCACCTAGCCGATGATATGTGAACGATATATAGAGAGTTGATGCCGTGTTGACTGATTGATTAATGGTTGTCTGGTTTAATGCATGACACTATAGTAATTTCGATTGGTTTGTCGTTTCACACATGCAACGAAACTAAGGCAACGTATGCAATAACTCCTACGCTTCGATCGAAATGAAAACGGAATTTATCACACAACCTGCGGCCACAACATGCTCATACTACACTTGGCTATTTTCAATTCATCAATTCGTCACgtaaaattgcattgacaCAGCATGTGTTAGTGGGTTCCGCATTTCCGATGAGAATGGGCACGAACCGGGAATAATCCCATCAATTTTTGATTGGTCAACGCAATTTTACGCTCGGCAGTAAAAGAAATTGTATTGGTTTAGCACtaataaacattaaatttagttCAACACTTACGTCAGCTTTTGGCTAAAAAGATATTCTTGAATATGTATGTTCAACCTTTTAGTTTCGggtttagttttttgtttttggaaagGAATTTAGCATAATTTCGTTCTATATGAAATAGATTTTGAAGACAGTAAAAGTTTGCTAACTGcttgaaatcaaaataatcattagtTTACAAAAGCGTTCAACGAAACATTGGCTTGTACGTACGGAAAGAAAGgggaaattatataaaaatgttcgaTATAATTATTCTAGGAAAATATCTATCTTAGTTTTGAGCACTgtagtatacatatttataggTACGAGTACGAGTATAGAGGTAAGCGAAAAGTTACGACGACGTGTACATAAAAAACTTGATTTGGAATTCGATCGATTGCTTGGTGGCAAATTAGCATTTTTAATATGGCAGCGGTGAGAGGAGAGAAAATCGTTTAGGCTACGTTCATTTACCAACACTATTCAACACTTTTCTATTgatttttgggtttttcttttttttttggctcaaTGCTGCTGCCACGgcataaattttcatttaaaaatcttgaaaaataaacaaatctcAACAGTTACGAAGGTTAGTAAACAAAATGTTACGCAATCTGCCGTGAATTAGTTTGTTAGGTCGGTTAAGTAAAAGAAacgattaattaaaaatcaaatgtaAACTCATTTTAGAACGCTCGCTCATTTggattgtttaaaaattagttttagtaTTACATATAATAGTTGAAAGAAACTATGCGCTAGTAGGAAATGTTTCGTCTGtttcataatatttttgttttttttttttttttggttgttaaGTATGTTAAATAAATGCTTAGCGACGACAATTTGTTGTCGCACCTTCTTTCTGATTTGTTGTACGTTTTTTATGCACCGTTGGCAGGCCGGCACCGCCACCCATCATCGTGTGATGTGTGTGACCATTCTGGGTTTGGGTCAGACTCTGATTCTGGTTTTGGGTGTGACTGTGACTTTGGCCGCCGGACCGAAGGGCGCCCAGCGATATGGACTTTCTCGGATAATCGCCGGCAGCGGCCCTAGACGTCGCCTCGCCGCCGCCCTTAATACGTCGGACAGTGGGCCAAACGAATTGCAGGCGGTACTCAGTGCTCAATTTAGTGATGGTCTTTTTCAATAGCCCATTTGACTCACCCGCCTGCGAAAGAGAAGAGCAGAATCACACAACGAAAAAGGGTTTTTTGGGGGTTGAGGTTTCagataaaaataatgagaACGAGAACGAGAAAAGAGAACGAGAACGAGAAAAGAAAGCATTGCAATGTCGCATTGAGTGTAAGGataagtttagatatttaaatattaatcataGTTTAGATTAgttggtttttatatatttgttcGGGTTTTTTATGAGGACGATCAGAGCACAGTTAACATAGAGAAGAAGAGACCGGGTTAGTCATAGGTGGAGAAACAGAGAACGAGAAGAGAAGAAATACACACAATACAagtataaattgtaaattttgaACATCTATTACTAATTGTTGTaaggttttaaattaaaaataaaacttaaaatattttataaatagttgGTTTTCGAAAATAGGTAAAGAGtattattaaaactaaaagtaataatgttaaaattatTCTTTCTTTAGTAAGTAACACAAGTAGCCTCccaatattttatctttataaGCCCAAACTAACTTTTAAACAAAACGAGtatattcataaataaatcacatgacagtattttaaaaagtcaagGGTTAATGGCTCGGATAGCTCTTTCAATACCTACTAATAAATATTACCCAAAAATGTGTgctatgaaaaatttaaaccaAGCTAAAAACACCtttaaacaaatacaaaaccaaatttaatcTACCCAGGTCTATGTTTTTCGCATTCAATTCCGCATTTCATTCACCCACacagagatagagatagagaaAAACTAGCATAAAACCCTTGTTACATGCATTACAAATCACAGACACAATGGCCACAATCAGAACGGCAAAAGATATACTAAGTATTGAAAGTATCAGGGATATTACAAGTGTATGAATGGgcgaaaaaaatcgatatacaACTTATGCAAATGTTGAAGGGTTTTGcagattaaaattttacattcAGGTCGAGTAGACGCCTGACTAACTGACATTCGGTCTGACAACTCAATGGTGCTCCTCCGGCACACTCTCTGCAAATGTACAGACACATGCAATCACGCTCATGTgagtaaatgaaattttcccaCAGCCGCAAACGGCGCGACGAACTACAAATGTTCAACAGCATGTCCTGCACAGGGAAAATTGCCAATAAAGGGACCAGAAAAGTTGCAGACAGTGCGacacggggcgtatgagtgCTGCGGGCCCGGGGGAATGGATTTCAGGGGCTGACTGATAGACAGCATCAACGCCAATAGAAATTGTTGCGCGCTCCCCAGTTTCGGTCCAATGGTCCGAGGCGCGTTCTATCTCTGATCGGAAATAGGGGACAGGTTCTATCTCTCTGCTTATTTTTTGCAGCCTTATGTGGCGCCACGAGCCGAAGGCATACAATCGGACTATTGAACAACGTTCAAAATTATGGCAACTCGTTTGGCATGCACAGCGCTCTTATGCgcgattttaaagattttcagaAGTTTGTATTCAGTTCTTTGAGCTCTTCAAAGTGAGTACTAGGAAATTTCACTAtattaatcaaatttaaattttaggatGTATTAACAATTCTATTTGATTTtaagttttactttaaattgatttgaagtagatttattaataatactaAAAAGTAACTTTTagtaaagtaaaaaagtttgtttttaaagttaactAGTTTAAAATATCAGTCCCACTTcttttgtatgaaaaaagaatagtactaaaaaatatagaaaatttttatcGCTTAGAATCGATGTCTAATAATGAGGCTTAGTAAGCCCCCAAAATGTCTTAACTCATTTCGGCATGCTGGTGACTTGAAATCCTgaatacacatacatacaggCGCCCAGGCACGCGAAATGGAAGTGCACACACgagtatttgatttatttgattagGCAATAgacagtagacaactattgAATTAGACACCCGAGTGCTATGGCTGCCGTGCAGTGCAATCCATCTGACAATTGTGTACCTGTTTTCTTGTGGTTCCGTCGATCTCCGTTGCAATGGGATACGCACGTCCATTGGGCACGACGGGTGGTCCCTCCGATTTGCTGCGGCGCGAAGGTGTGCCGCCCCGCTCCTCCGACTGCAGAGAGACAGAGATGGGGGCATTAAATATATACGGGCTTGTATAGTTAATTAGCTGGTCAttaatattacgcatacgccttGTTGACGTGCGTCAGCAGGTGAAGTCAATTAATTATGTATTGTCAGGGCGCCCATGATAGTATGTCAAAAGCACACTCTCCCAGGCATACCGATGCGCAAACTGGCATTCAGGTCAGCGGCGTGGGAAGGATTTTAGCAAGAGGTATTCAGaggattttataaatttaacattattctgtatttataagtatttatgattcaaatttttttttatttagatatttttgattcatcgatattaataaaaagaaaactgcATTATAAATAATTCCAGAACTGACAATATCTTCAATATGTGAAGTTAGGATCTACTAAATATTGCTGAATACTTCTTAAAgttgataatatttaaaaatatatagaaacaaaaattgtaatttatagaaaagaatttgaattttagtacTTGCACTATTTGTACAGTGGTCCGAGGGGGCTCACTCCCCAAAACCGTACCATCTGCGTACGCCACTGATTTTCGCACACGTATCTCAATGTCCTTGCAACATGTGCCTCTGTGTGCCTCATTATTAATTAGTCTAGCGTTGAGGAGAAGGGGCGTAAAATGAACTAGGAAAGGACCAACCTCATATGGAACTTTTTGTGAACGACTTTTGTGTATTTCCTGCGGCATTTGAGAGCGTCGACATTTTTATGAGGGCCGCGGCTTAAACGCATTAACCCTAATGCCAAACCTCCCGTAAAGGAAACGGCTTTCATAAGCCCATAAATATGCTATATGAGAATATGCCTTCAAATGAAAACTTTATACTCTTTAAgcctaattaaaacaaacaatttacgCTGAGTAACTTCTAGGTGTACAATTAAATGCtttacttttggagtgattttaaTAGGCAAGTGACGCCAGCTTTTTAAAAGCACGTGACGCTatgaatgaataaaatatagaGTATAATAAAAGCCTTGGATTTTTACTACATTTTAGAATGCCAGGGTGCATATCCATTTCCATCACGGTCCTCTTCAAATGTCAAAAGCGCATAAAGTTTGTGTGGACGCAAACTGAAAATACTATTAGATGTGGAGAGCTGACTGAGTCTTTACAATTTTTAGCTCGCTCATGAAGATGTGGAAATGCACAataattttgcatattttttgtgtGGCATCTCAGCTGCAACtgtttatacatatatgtatgcatgtgAACTTAGATTCAGGTTTTAACAAGGTTACGTGATTGCATTACGCAAATTAAATATGGTTTTATGTTTGGCATTTTCAACGTTATGATTGCTTACACAACATAATACTATTATTCTTTCATGGGTTTAACCCTTTAAAACGATTTTTGTAGAAAAAgaatttattgtttatatttgATTATCGAGACAAAacggaaaaatataaatcaaattgtaTTACTTTGTTAACCACATTTCACCTTTTATAAAAGGCACCTTATGctattcatattttaaaagtttttaatattccttGCACCTGTCGAAAAGTCAAGGTCATGTAGGTCCTGGAGAAAACCCGATGGGATTTGGATTCAGGGTCTGACACTTACTCTCGCCAAACGATGTGCACTGGCATCTCGGCGTGCATCTGTATATTCCGATCCTATAATAAACTCGTGCGATTTATATGctaattctggacattttttCCGTCGCGGCAATGGCGGCTCATTTGTCGGTCCTGCAGATGCGCAAATCCAATCGAAAGTCGAGTCAGAACGAGATCAATAAATAAGTCCGTGACAATAAGGCGCAAGACAAATGTCTTCGCAACTCACCAACAAATTGACTTGGGTTTGGGGCTGGCGCCCGTCGCACAACCTCTGGCCGCGAGTTGCCCGTAAATTCATGCCAACGATAAGTGCTCCTATACTCCGAGTGGAGCTGCTGGAAGAAAAGATAAAAGATGCCAATGCGTTAAGTCTAAATTAAGATGTACcaggaaaaactaaatatattgaaagaaaaaactatgtttaaacaaatttcagAACTATTAACTAAGTTGAATATAATCACATATGAACAAAACTATAATACGTAAATAAATGTTAGCAATATCATTattacacaacaaaaaaacacgtcgcggtcaaatcgatatgcgcatggtaaatttctggcatTGTACACGCATATTCTTTATAACGAAATCTCTCTCGCGGAGATTCtgtgacttcgaaaaagacgGGAAGAAGCAATATGTACAAATTCTCTCAATTCgttgtttacattttgagGTGCCCGCATCGATCAACGTTTCATAGCAAGTTTTTTGTGGGTGTAGCATTTGAATTGGGTAGTTATTTATCAGGTTTGTagtacaatatttaaaaatttaattaaaatatttaatgtgtaATCAATTGTTGGACAATTTAACAACAATGTggattttgaattatttaagaTTTCCCTTTTAAATGGCCTTTCCCGCTAAAACGGACAATGGGCGCAATTTAACATGGATAATAATTACAGCAAAACGCATGACAAATACCACAATCAGACCAACAAAAAGCTAACCACTTCCACATATGGCCacatgtaaatattttcatttgccATGACCAGACTTTCGGGCCCAGGGCTGTCCAATTGGCCAGTTAGTCAAACAGTTTCGTTCCGGGCTCTCGGCCAAATTGCGGTTTGTCGCATTTCAATGCGGCAATACGTCCACCCACTTTCTCCATTACGACTGCAGCCATTTGATAATTGCGACAATGGCCAGAGAAAAATCTATATTAATGGCCATGTTTTCTACTGCAACAGTTACTCTTACTGCCACTTCAGCAGTTACTGCTTGTGTTATTTTGCGACTTATTTTATGGCCACGACAGCGCGTATCGATCTAAGCCAAGGGACTTGGACATTTCGAGCAGAAGTCGTTGCATGTAAGCTGTAAATTGGGTTAAGCTCTTCCAAACACAAACTGGCTAAGACAGCTGCAACGACAGTCCTGGCCGACAGACAGTTCCAGGACATTCTCGTGGAGCAGCCAAGTCACTCGATTTAATTATGGCCCGACTTGGAGCTCGCCCCCCCTGCCTTCCAAGAATTTACGTTTGTCTACCTGAGCTTAACTTTCATTGTCTCGACGTCGTTTCCTGCTCCACTTTTGTACAATGAAATAATTGCCGGCTGGCACGCAATGTCAAAAGAcagtaaacattttattaattatttgttgtAGCCATTTCCttggtttaattttatttttaaacggcTAATTGGGTTTTGTAAGAAGGTTATACAcctaattatataaaaaaaggaaattctcTTTCTCTTTACCGATTCAATTATAGACTCCGAAGAACTATGTTTAgctatattttaaagtattatagtacctatttaatacaaaatgtttttgtttaagatttgtaacatttttctttaaagattttaagtTGGTTTGGGTTATTTCTTTGAAATACCTCTCTTTTACTGGACTTTATAAATCTAATTTCCAGTATATCTAAGATAATCGCACACGCACGTCACTAAAGCACTTAATAAATTAAGCCACAATAACTCTCGCATCCCTTATTCTGTCCTGCGAATAGGCTACACCCTTAACCCATAGCCAAACAATGAACCCAGGAGCAATTAACCCAATTGCGGGCAGACCCCTTCAGTCTAGACACACTCCAATATCCGCCGATATGCTTTGCGCCAATTAAAAAGAGCTGTAGAAAATCATTCCTCGACAATCAATAAAGCTCACTTGGCCGGAAAGAATCGAGTGCCACGCCTTCGGCAACGCGATACCTCGACGGCACGCACCTTTTGCATAATTTAGCAGTAAGAGCTCACTTTACTCGAGCCGCTGGAGGAAAGCTGGAACCTACGTGGGTTCGTTTGTCATATGAATTGGCAGTTGATGTCAGGGGCGTCGCCTTCTCGTTCGCACTGCCGAAAGTGTGGTAGGAGTTTCTGCCACGTGGCAGACTCACACCTGTGCTCTTTGTTAGAGtccatatatgcatatatatttacgACACAACTTTGAGTACATATCCTGGGCAGCTGCAACAATTTATCATGTCACGGTAGGTGGGTCCCGAAAAAAAGAACTTATATTTTACCAACTGATTTATGCCTGTGCACAGGCTGTGGTGGTCCCATTGATTGCGGTCACCAAATGCAGCCACACCccagcataaatattttaatattatgtatCCGCTTTTTTTTGagagtttattaaaaattaatgccatatgaaattttaaatgttgtgcGGCTTTTGGGGCCAGCAGGGCGAATGTGTGCAGTTTGGGGAAATCATTTTGCCTTAAATTTTCAGCATTCATGCGAGAGAGACAGCAATCCCTCAGCTGGGAGACACTTAGTCTCCGGTGCAGTGATGTTGAAACCCTGATAAGCCTGCTGACATCTCAACTATCCCACAGCTGACAGATGGTCGGGTCGCCAGCATCCTCCGGCTGGTTggggtatttttaattaaaattttaaataccgaAGAGTTTACGACTTAAAGGGGTTCAGCCGATGCAGCCAAGTGGTTTTTAATGGAGTTTCTCAGAGGTAAGGGCCATATATTTGCCATCAAAACTTTGTACATAGATCAATGCCCAATTTGTGGCGTCCCTAACTATCCTATAAATAAATGTCCACGTTGCAGACATATTTCTTGTATAGGTTTACCCATATCCGATGCACAGACTGGAGATAAATTTATGGCTTATGGGTGGGAACCGAGTATTTTTCTTAGCTTACTTGCAGGCGTCAGTTGCACCATAATCCGCACACTCACACTAGTTCAAGTCTGTGACCGCACAAGTGTGTGTGGGGGAAATTCGTGTGCGTGTTTAATCTACCCGAAGGGACCTTTCAAGTTTTATGCGGGCAAAACAAGCAAAATGACACCTCGAAGCATAGTTATCGCCTCCGAGATCCTTGTTTTGCGGTCTCATATGTTTGCCAGTGTATTGGTGTAGTCCTTTGAAGTGCCAACCACATTTCTGGGGAACAAGAAAATGTCTTTGTCCAATGCGTTTTGAGGTGAGGTTGGAAAGTTTGTTGAAAATTATGCGGAAGATAGCACCGACCTGTACAGCTATtatattttactaattttctttgaaattttccatattttttttaattttcataatcGAAATGTATCAAACCGTTCTAAATTAGTTCAAAATTTAAAGctccaaataaacaaaatgttaccgattcgtgcaaaagtatgtaacagggagaaggaagcgtttccgaccctataataattatatattcttgatcagagtcactagccgagtcgatatagccatgtctgtctgtcatcctgtccgtctgtctgtctgtccgtctgtatgaacgctgagatctcggaaactacaatagctagaaggttgagattttccacacctattcttgggcttcctacgcagcgcaagtttatttcagccgggcgccacgccccctctaacgcccacaatcgcttactaacaattttaaaatgtgtctggcgcccacacctttaaagattcgagaagtataagtgcaattttgttgtgtatatttatacctatcgaaatgtaaagacattttttaaatcggaccattcattaaaaagttatacgcaatcaaaatgttacacagaaaaaattatcaaaagttttaggtgcaaaataaggggtgaaacattttaaaaagtaaaacgcttcatacaaatttgttttactttgcatttttcaaacttttaatatttatttttaaaacgtttttatatgaaaacggcacctaaaacgttgtataattttctctgtgtatatgggcacttccaaaatgtcgctcgggacatttgcacacctttaaagttaaaaaaaaattgtaaaacaatggattttaattttaattatgggcttttcttttcactcttcccaagctctatttttggtaaaaatcttaattttgtaccacttttagtttttaagatatcggtaaaaaactgccgtattcgctcgggacaaaaatagaagtggatttcggggaagttcatacaacaccagaaattagcaaattctgatggaatatttgaatgcgattttttttagaatgttgttcaaacatgtcgctgtgaaatgctttgggttttactcaaaaattctttgccgtttttttttaatgcagtttcaaccacattcgctcgggacatgtcgctcgggacattttttccgactgttttgtaaagcggatttctttacctctatctctcaattgctggatgttttgcttttaac
This portion of the Drosophila takahashii strain IR98-3 E-12201 chromosome 3R, DtakHiC1v2, whole genome shotgun sequence genome encodes:
- the LOC108061332 gene encoding uncharacterized protein isoform X4, with protein sequence MIGSFWNLCRACPSMPVDKQLHSEYRSTYRWHEFTGNSRPEVVRRAPAPNPSQFVGPTNEPPLPRRKKCPELAYKSHEFIIGSEYTDARRDASAHRLARSEERGGTPSRRSKSEGPPVVPNGRAYPIATEIDGTTRKQAGESNGLLKKTITKLSTEYRLQFVWPTVRRIKGGGEATSRAAAGDYPRKSISLGALRSGGQSHSHTQNQNQSLTQTQNGHTHHTMMGGGAGLPTVHKKRTTNQKEATLHELEPLVSDTDDRKTHEKQVTIVERKITSRPFSQAIDQERLNHFITKKENFGFADAAVAAAVLKDEVDNRQQAAESGQVVVMNGSAPPHSKPNLDLWFKEMVELRKKAGEYKCRGWGIEIDPELYKKQKDLWDQVSKRSSLSALSLASSVHRPITKEEKEQENNKKSTPLQKAQKPRVPGQAFLIDNKDEISALPARFSNIRHHLERTTGPDVEEGALLPSPTREKLMPAITKRESESQRGSPKKTALSRHGSPQKGSPQKGSPKKVLKNDGEDGRETAISISSCSPQPPVPEVPEEPLVKSPPEPTRVKSPEQIIMRSPDPVNWTVPLDTGKTFTVTQNVKDGENYSRPQSEIKASTPVEKPPPPPQSAPPQLTEQAKMDAWKTSSPTTSAAIYGKTLTPHATPTGQPGGAVRCIAAQDQPSQLPDPAMSSSSSTGTASTARTTAAEVLEKARDRFDRFWGSSASKEESV
- the LOC108061332 gene encoding uncharacterized protein isoform X5, with the translated sequence MIGSFWNLCRACPSMPVDKLHSEYRSTYRWHEFTGNSRPEVVRRAPAPNPSQFVGPTNEPPLPRRKKCPELAYKSHEFIIGSEYTDARRDASAHRLARSEERGGTPSRRSKSEGPPVVPNGRAYPIATEIDGTTRKQAGESNGLLKKTITKLSTEYRLQFVWPTVRRIKGGGEATSRAAAGDYPRKSISLGALRSGGQSHSHTQNQNQSLTQTQNGHTHHTMMGGGAGLPTVHKKRTTNQKEATLHELEPLVSDTDDRKTHEKQVTIVERKITSRPFSQAIDQERLNHFITKKENFGFADAAVAAAVLKDEVDNRQQAAESGQVVVMNGSAPPHSKPNLDLWFKEMVELRKKAGEYKCRGWGIEIDPELYKKQKDLWDQVSKRSSLSALSLASSVHRPITKEEKEQENNKKSTPLQKAQKPRVPGQAFLIDNKDEISALPARFSNIRHHLERTTGPDVEEGALLPSPTREKLMPAITKRESESQRGSPKKTALSRHGSPQKGSPQKGSPKKVLKTRSQSAGPGVAENESPKRQIRSASQAPSSRKKTPTTGSGSERKARPYDGEDGRETAISISSCSPQPPVPEVPEEPLVKSPPEPTRVKSPEQIIMRSPDPVNWTVPLDTGKTFTVTQNVKDGENYSRPQSEIKASTPVEKPPPPPQSAPPQLTEQAKMDGKPLSTLQ
- the LOC108061332 gene encoding uncharacterized protein isoform X6, producing MIGSFWNLCRACPSMPVDKLHSEYRSTYRWHEFTGNSRPEVVRRAPAPNPSQFVGPTNEPPLPRRKKCPELAYKSHEFIIGSEYTDARRDASAHRLARSEERGGTPSRRSKSEGPPVVPNGRAYPIATEIDGTTRKQAGESNGLLKKTITKLSTEYRLQFVWPTVRRIKGGGEATSRAAAGDYPRKSISLGALRSGGQSHSHTQNQNQSLTQTQNGHTHHTMMGGGAGLPTVHKKRTTNQKEATLHELEPLVSDTDDRKTHEKQVTIVERKITSRPFSQAIDQERLNHFITKKENFGFADAAVAAAVLKDEVDNRQQAAESGQVVVMNGSAPPHSKPNLDLWFKEMVELRKKAGEYKCRGWGIEIDPELYKKQKDLWDQVSKRSSLSALSLASSVHRPITKEEKEQENNKKSTPLQKAQKPRVPGQAFLIDNKDEISALPARFSNIRHHLERTTGPDVEEGALLPSPTREKLMPAITKRESESQRGSPKKTALSRHGSPQKGSPQKGSPKKVLKNDGEDGRETAISISSCSPQPPVPEVPEEPLVKSPPEPTRVKSPEQIIMRSPDPVNWTVPLDTGKTFTVTQNVKDGENYSRPQSEIKASTPVEKPPPPPQSAPPQLTEQAKMDGKPLSTLQ